Proteins from a single region of Phycisphaeraceae bacterium D3-23:
- the ricT gene encoding regulatory iron-sulfur-containing complex subunit RicT yields the protein MPGTIVPLPVMLEEADQKIYDALEAPKSMVVRYGYERMVAELPYNGDAKPGCGSKLVAVTPRGTELVEMLTTTCSNSGCGKSVSRKEMLQYIENSGGKNYPFTTRGKILRVATIDDLNEQTRLDARKPAVVRGCKKLIEELKLPMNLVEVEFVLGDEQVSFYFTAEDRVDFRELVRRLASELQTRIEMIHVSDREEARLVADYEKCGQHCCCRQFLKVLKPVSMRTAKVQKNTLDPQKISGRCGRLMCCLRYEDQTYSELKKLLPHRKSLVETEDGVGVVLSSQILTQLALVKIGVNPPAAYPIENIRQLNKEETAAWRAEFGDPGQVRDDGRRRPQPPQPRTQQKPGPKPPRAAAKPPQQGAKPQPGNTDTRPPKDQDKPAGYSNNKTGQQSPPRRPKPGKPLTGDEVQSKEGDLSANLPKDNNNPQNQTPTDGEAPKKKRRRRRRRKRKGPGGPPGQEGGNNPPPPAS from the coding sequence ATGCCAGGCACCATCGTCCCGCTCCCAGTCATGCTGGAAGAAGCGGACCAGAAAATCTACGACGCGCTCGAAGCCCCCAAGTCCATGGTCGTACGCTACGGCTACGAACGCATGGTCGCCGAGCTCCCCTATAACGGCGACGCCAAGCCCGGCTGCGGCTCAAAGCTCGTCGCCGTCACCCCCCGCGGCACCGAGCTCGTCGAAATGCTCACCACCACCTGCTCCAATAGCGGGTGCGGCAAAAGCGTCTCACGCAAAGAGATGCTCCAGTACATCGAAAACTCCGGCGGCAAAAACTACCCCTTCACCACACGCGGCAAAATCCTCCGGGTCGCCACCATCGACGACCTCAACGAACAGACCCGCCTCGACGCAAGAAAGCCCGCCGTCGTCCGCGGCTGCAAGAAGCTCATCGAAGAACTCAAGCTCCCCATGAACCTCGTCGAGGTCGAGTTCGTCCTGGGCGACGAGCAGGTCTCGTTCTACTTCACCGCCGAGGACCGCGTCGACTTCCGTGAGCTTGTCCGTCGGCTCGCCTCCGAGCTCCAGACCCGGATCGAGATGATCCACGTCAGCGACCGCGAGGAGGCCCGCCTCGTCGCCGACTACGAAAAGTGCGGCCAGCACTGCTGCTGCCGGCAGTTCCTCAAGGTCCTCAAGCCCGTCTCGATGCGCACCGCGAAAGTCCAGAAGAACACCCTCGACCCGCAGAAAATCTCGGGCCGCTGCGGCCGACTCATGTGCTGCCTCCGCTACGAGGACCAGACCTACAGCGAACTCAAAAAACTACTCCCGCACCGAAAGTCCCTCGTCGAGACCGAGGACGGCGTCGGCGTCGTGCTCAGCTCGCAGATCCTCACCCAGCTCGCCCTCGTCAAGATCGGCGTCAACCCGCCCGCCGCCTACCCCATCGAAAACATCCGACAACTCAACAAAGAAGAAACCGCCGCCTGGCGCGCCGAGTTCGGCGACCCCGGCCAGGTCCGAGACGACGGCCGACGACGCCCCCAACCCCCGCAGCCCCGCACGCAGCAAAAGCCCGGCCCAAAGCCCCCCCGCGCCGCCGCAAAACCACCGCAACAAGGCGCCAAGCCCCAGCCAGGCAACACCGACACCCGACCCCCCAAAGATCAAGACAAGCCCGCCGGCTACAGCAACAACAAGACCGGCCAGCAGTCGCCCCCAAGACGCCCCAAGCCCGGCAAGCCCCTCACCGGCGACGAAGTCCAATCCAAAGAAGGCGACCTAAGCGCCAACCTCCCCAAAGACAACAATAACCCCCAAAACCAAACCCCCACCGACGGCGAAGCCCCCAAGAAAAAACGTCGCCGACGAAGACGACGAAAACGAAAAGGCCCCGGCGGCCCGCCCGGCCAAGAGGGCGGCAACAACCCGCCACCGCCCGCATCCTGA
- the metF gene encoding methylenetetrahydrofolate reductase [NAD(P)H], with protein MHIRDVFERYSTTFSFEFFPPKSPSAAQKLYDNVAELAALKPSFVSVTYGAGGSTRELTHDLVLRIRRELGVTAVPHLTCVCHSEAEIADILERYAGEGVCNVLALGGDPPSDKPDYDRSQDAFHHAADLVGYIRRVESALSERVPNFRGRGFGVGVAGFPEGHPATPNRLLEMDHLKQKIDAGADYICTQLFFSNHDFYDFRERCELAGINVPIIAGIMPITSGKGMKRMAELAAGARYPAKLLRAVARCEGDEDAIQRVGIHWATEQCRDLLDHKARGIHFYTLNQSTATREIYRNLGVSDSIALGGG; from the coding sequence ATGCACATCCGTGACGTCTTCGAGCGATACAGCACGACCTTCTCCTTCGAGTTCTTCCCGCCCAAGTCGCCTTCGGCGGCGCAGAAGCTCTACGACAACGTCGCCGAGCTCGCCGCGCTCAAGCCATCGTTTGTGTCCGTGACCTACGGCGCGGGCGGCTCGACGCGCGAGCTGACGCACGACCTCGTGCTCCGCATCCGTCGCGAGCTCGGCGTCACCGCCGTCCCGCACCTCACCTGCGTCTGCCACAGCGAGGCCGAGATCGCCGACATCCTCGAGCGCTACGCCGGCGAAGGCGTATGCAACGTCCTCGCCCTGGGGGGCGACCCGCCCAGCGACAAGCCCGACTACGACCGCAGCCAGGACGCCTTCCATCACGCCGCCGACCTCGTGGGCTATATCCGTCGTGTCGAGTCGGCCTTGTCTGAACGAGTCCCCAACTTCCGGGGGCGGGGGTTTGGTGTTGGCGTCGCCGGCTTCCCCGAAGGCCACCCCGCCACCCCCAACCGCCTCCTCGAGATGGACCACCTCAAGCAGAAGATCGACGCCGGCGCCGACTACATCTGCACCCAGCTCTTCTTCAGCAACCACGACTTCTACGACTTCCGCGAGCGCTGCGAGCTCGCCGGCATCAACGTCCCCATCATCGCCGGCATCATGCCCATCACCTCGGGCAAGGGCATGAAACGCATGGCCGAGCTCGCCGCCGGCGCACGCTACCCCGCCAAACTCCTCCGCGCCGTCGCCCGATGCGAGGGCGACGAAGACGCCATCCAGCGCGTCGGCATCCACTGGGCCACCGAGCAGTGCCGCGACCTCTTGGACCACAAAGCCCGCGGCATCCACTTCTACACACTCAACCAGTCAACCGCCACCCGCGAGATCTACCGCAACCTCGGCGTCAGCGACAGCATCGCCCTGGGCGGCGGCTGA
- a CDS encoding VCBS repeat-containing protein: MRPQLVDYNGDGHMDIIAGGFGGQSYVALGNEDGFAAPVTIKDENGNEIALGVHYVYEGEETGYLPMDPMPFADDASGQAKGDRSEGFTLVDWDADGDLDILLGASSGRLYLRENIGSRSGPVYAALNTELMATNGEPLGTHLTHAIPVVADWNADGKFDIISSGANAEVVWFCNVGEPGEPAFAPREEVVQPLYDLNHTGDRNGTRSTVEVVDYDGDGDMDLLVGDMEGYVWFYPFQYNDRRN; this comes from the coding sequence TTGCGTCCCCAGTTGGTGGACTACAACGGCGACGGCCACATGGATATCATCGCCGGCGGCTTCGGCGGGCAGAGCTACGTCGCGCTGGGCAACGAAGACGGTTTCGCCGCACCTGTGACGATCAAAGACGAGAACGGCAACGAGATCGCGCTCGGCGTCCACTACGTCTACGAAGGCGAAGAGACCGGCTATCTCCCGATGGACCCGATGCCTTTCGCCGACGACGCCTCCGGCCAGGCCAAGGGTGACCGCAGCGAAGGATTTACCTTGGTCGACTGGGACGCCGACGGCGACCTCGACATCCTCCTAGGCGCAAGCAGCGGCCGGCTCTACCTGCGCGAGAACATCGGCAGCCGGTCCGGGCCCGTCTACGCCGCGCTCAACACCGAACTCATGGCGACCAACGGCGAGCCGCTGGGCACCCACCTGACCCACGCGATCCCTGTCGTCGCGGACTGGAACGCCGACGGCAAGTTCGACATTATCTCCAGCGGCGCCAACGCCGAAGTCGTCTGGTTCTGCAACGTCGGCGAGCCCGGTGAACCGGCCTTCGCGCCCCGCGAAGAAGTGGTGCAGCCCCTCTATGATCTTAATCACACCGGCGACCGCAACGGCACACGCTCCACCGTCGAGGTCGTCGATTACGACGGTGACGGCGACATGGACCTGCTCGTCGGCGATATGGAGGGCTACGTCTGGTTCTACCCCTTCCAGTACAACGACCGACGCAACTAA
- a CDS encoding DUF2203 domain-containing protein: protein MLNHPAQTKTLEPAADVKRTFCVDEANRALPYVSRVVADVVDLHDEVVHIRRTMERVELGLHGADAKALERDYRAAMERLRILVRELDVVGVDLQDFERGIVTFPTFHDGHDAALSWKLGEDEVRYWHDADSGFDARQPIAQLIQ from the coding sequence ATGCTAAACCACCCGGCCCAGACAAAGACCCTCGAGCCCGCCGCAGATGTGAAACGCACGTTCTGCGTCGACGAGGCCAACCGTGCGCTGCCGTACGTCTCGCGTGTCGTCGCCGATGTGGTGGACCTGCACGACGAGGTCGTCCACATCCGCCGCACGATGGAACGCGTCGAACTCGGACTCCACGGCGCGGACGCCAAGGCCCTCGAACGCGACTACCGCGCCGCGATGGAACGCCTCCGCATCCTGGTACGTGAGCTCGACGTCGTTGGCGTCGATCTCCAGGACTTCGAACGCGGCATCGTCACCTTCCCCACCTTCCACGACGGCCACGACGCCGCGCTATCATGGAAGCTCGGCGAAGACGAGGTCCGCTACTGGCACGACGCCGACTCGGGCTTCGATGCCCGCCAGCCGATCGCGCAGCTCATTCAGTAG